Genomic DNA from Phyllostomus discolor isolate MPI-MPIP mPhyDis1 chromosome 12, mPhyDis1.pri.v3, whole genome shotgun sequence:
CAAACACACTGCCCCGTGGAATTTAAAATAGGTCGGCGTGTGGCTCTTTCAAACCCGCTTCAGGGACGACCACGGAATGGGAAATAAAACTCGACAGCGTTCAGAGAGAAGTCAAATAGGGAGGGAGGTGTCGGGAGGCCCTCGGCACACAGCTGCCTTCTTTACCCAGTGCAGAACCACCGAAAAGCAAGCTGCGGAAGTAACTGCAAGTGGCAACAAAGTAGCAGAGGCCGCCCAGAGCGGATCTGAAAGTCAAAAGAAACACGCTGAGGCTTCCGCTCCCTACTCCCGGCCACAAGGGCTGGTGGAAATCACTCACCCTCTGTTCCACGGTCCCAACTTTCTCACCGAGCAGCTCTAGGGGACTACAAAACCCCTTAGGAACACAGGGGGTTGCTATGTttcaaatcctttttcttttatttactttttagagagaggggggagggcgggaggaagagagggagataaacatcagtgtgtggttgcctctcgcgggggggcccccccacccccactggggacctggcccgcaacccaggcatgcaccctggctgggagtcaaaccggtgaccctttggttcgcaggctggcgctcaatccactgagccacgccagccagggctaacttttcAAATCTTTAAAGGCTGTGAATgctcaacttttttcatctctttccctctgtctttccAGTGGCTTTAGAAGCTCGTTTCTTCAAACGCAGATCTAGGCACTTTGCGAACATTCACTCACTTTCTATTCATAACAAACACGACCGTCGTTTCCCCATGccacagagggggaaactgaggcgggGGAAACCAGCACAGACAGGATTCAAGCCCAGGCCACCTTTCACCTCTGCCCCTGGCACCCCCCTGAGGTTATCAAGGGCTCTGTTTACGAATCCTCAGCCCGGCTGCACCTTATCAGAATCCACAGCGCAAAGGGCAAAGTGCACAGAACCACCCGACCCCACCGCCTACCTCCCTAGAAAACGGtcggttgtttttcttcctttgaaccGACTTCCAGAGGACCAGGAGGCATTTTTCTCCTCCAGAATACCGTTAGACAAAAGTGCAGAATTCCGTGGGGGGATTCTCTCCAGCGGTATTCAAAGCCATCTTTCAAATGCAAATTGGAGactttctttcactctttttttttttttttgtaccagaGAAGACGCGGCAACAATGACAGCCTgcacccagcctccagcccagcacCCAGCGTCCCTCGGGGCCTGCGCTTGCGTTCAAGGACGGGGAATGCATGAGATGTTTCATTCCTCCTCACGCTCAGCGCCTGTGACTCCGAGAACGGAAATCCAAAGACATGTTAGGCAACAACGTTAACCTGGAGGGCCGGCGTCTGAGTTCGTGGTCGTGTGTCCTCTTTTCataagaatgagccctggctggcgtagctcagtggattgagcacgggctgggaaccaaagtgtcccaggttcgattcccagccagggtacatgcctgggttgcaggccatgacccccagcaaccgcacattgatgtttctctctctctctctatctccctcccttccctctctaaaaataaataaataaaatcttaaaaaaaaaaaaaaaagaatgagagcgCACCTCCTGGCGTGTGCGTAGCTGGGTACTGGTTTATGTGTGTTGGTGCTTCCAAACCGTGTATAACATACTGTGggcatttaaagcaaaaaaaaaaaaaacatttattcttctCCCTGTCACAAATACACAGGCAACGAACGGTGCTTCATCCTCAGCAGGACTTTCTGGAGAAGCAgctgctggtgggggcggggagtccTGCGAGGGACGTAGGTTCGAACTCCTCGGGGTGTGAATGAGTTTGCACAGCAGTTCTGGGGTGACCGAAGATGAGAACGCAATCCCAATGCGACGCAAGAGTGGACTCTGAAAGGGTCGGGTCCCGACAAAAGTGCCCAAGAAACTCTTGTCCCGCCTTCAGCTCGGAGAGGAGACACAGGAACAGGCGGCAGGAGGACGAGCGAAACCTTCCCGTTCACCACCATCAACCCTGCAAAGACGCGGGTccaggtcgggggggggggggtggccgcCAGGGCTCTGAGGAGAGTCCAGGGGGGCCCGGAAGGACGCAGACAGGCCGGGCCCTCGGGGACAGTGCAGGACAGGAGGGGGCAGCCTCTCTGCAGGGCTTTGGAAATGACCGGCATGTGAATGGTCCTTTCTAAATGTGTGTGCGCATAttagtttgttttaatttactgacttgagagagaaaagggagagagagaggaacactgagttgctgttccacttatttgtgcctTCATGGGTTGActcctgcacgtgccctgaccggggatcgaacccgcaaccttggcgcaTCAGGACAACCCTCTGACCAACTGAGAGacccagtcagggcgtgtacaTGTTACCATTTACATGACAGGAACGTTTCCCGTGACAAGGGCCACAGTGAAGGTTCAACAGCTCAGCCACCGAAAGCACAGACTCGGAAATACCCTGGAGTTAGCTGTGACCACGGGGACACATCAGACTGTGGAGGTCAAGGCTGCCCACAACATCCGCTGTCACAGAGCTGTCCAGTCCAGGTAATTACAGTCCCCACGGCCGGTCGGTCTGGCTCTCCCCGCGACCACCACTAAAAGCAGCTTTGCAGACGCTGCACCTCTCTTGACCGCCCCCCACAACGTCAGGGGGTGAGCTCACAGAGCCCAGCTGCCGTCTGGAGCCTCACGGTTTGCGGGCGGACTCTGAGCCCAGGCCTGCTTGGTGCTCTGGGCCCGGCATCTCCGCCCAGGCTGCCTTTCACCCACTTAGACACGTCACCAAGGAGCACGCCGCTAGCGCGGCCTGGAGGCCCTCGGCCCCCTTTCTCGCCCCTGGGGATGAGCCACCGGGAGGTAGGGCCTCCTCCGCATCGTGGCTTGGGGACGGAGAGGAGGCCATGAACGCTGAGTCTGAGCTGACCGGGACTGACCCAGCCGTCCAGGAAACAGAGGGCTCCACTCCCCCGGGCAGCCTGGCCCTTTGACACTCCGAGGAAACCAACACGGGGGAAGTCACCCGTGAGCAGCAGCACCCCGGGAGCCCAGGAGGCTCTGCAGGAACCCGAGGTGACCGACGCCACGGGGGCGCGTGACTCAGGCGCCTGGGCGAAatccagggaaagggaagggtccCCCTACCCGTTGGAGGTTGCCCCCTAAGTAAAGGGCAACCAGAGGGTCctgagtggtggggagggaggggcctcacCTCCGCGTCCTCTTCACCGACCCCGCACCCCGAGACCTGTCTGGTTCCCTGGGGCGGGCAGATGGGCCAGCCCCCCAGCTCCCGGGAGCCACGCCCAGAAGCACAGCGGTGGGGGGAGCGGCAGAGAGCAAGGTCTGCGGAGCAGCCGCCAGGTGTTGGATTCCAGGTAAGGTTTCCTCTCTGTGAAGGGTCTCCTTTGGGGATGGAGACACCCTGGTGGGCGAAGCGCCACCCACTGAAACCACAAAGGCCCACCACACCCCACGATTCGAACACAGGGCGGGAGGGACCCGGTGGAAGAGGCTCCTTCCCCTCAGCTGCACATGAAACAAACATCCCCGGCGCCCACACCCACCGGCCAGGCGCCCACACCCACCAGCCAGGCTCACCCTGCCATTGTCTACCTCGGcggagagtggggaggaaggaagcagcGTCCTGAATGCTCCTCCTGATGGAAGCATCTGGTCTCCGGCAGGATCTGAGCATTTGGTTGCTGCAGCCCTGATCGCCGTGCCGATGGTGCCAcacagcatcccccccccccgccccccgctgcaCTCTCACCCGGGGGAAGGCGCCGCGCCGGGCACGGAGCACCAGGCGGCACTGGTTACGATGATGACTATTGTTGTCGTTGtcgttactattttttttattgatttgagacagagaaaagggagaagcattgatttgttgttccctCGACTGATGCATCATCGGTTGAgtcttgtgtgtgtcctgaccggggattgaacctgcagccttgcagcacagggatgatgctctaaccagctgcgCCACCCGGCCCGGAGCCACTGTCCTCAACTCCCAACCAACTATAACTGCAGCGAGACTTTAACGGCTTCTGGATGTTTCTAGACTCGTGCATTTCCACCCTggctgcatgcacacacatgcacacatacacaactACATGCACACttacccacacatacacacaggcataTATAACCATGTGTAtacagacacgcacacacacttttACAAAACCTACCTCGCACACGCCcagtgcagccagggctgagatccACTGCAGACACTGAGTCCACCGTGGTCCCGCAAGAGTCACAAAAAGCAGATCGGAAACCTCGAAAGAGCCCGGAGACCGCACTGCGGAAGTCATGCAGCGGGTCCCCTCCTTTGAGAGCAGCGGACAGGGAGGCAAAGCAACCTTTACCCATAAAGGTCAGGCGGGAGGGGGTGCCGGAACCAGAACTCACCTCCCAGTTCCGAAGGGTCTGTGATGGCCGCACTTTGGTGAACTACATCTTCCAGACAAATGAGGAGACTGTCACggaaagcaatcctgagaaaacaGTCAGTCGCACAGCCCGACAGCGCCCCAAGTGCACCGATCTGGGTTGGGGTCTGGATTCCCGTGCACGAGCATTCCCGGGAGGGAGCCGACTTATAGCTTTAACGTTAAGCTTTGGCAAAATCCAATAGAGGAGGCCAATCTGGGACCAAAATGAGCACCACAACTCCTAAAGCCGGATTCTGGGGTCTTTGTTAGCGTGGGGTTACCAGCACCAAACAGAGAAGTTTCTAAATctggagagagggtgagggagaaaaGCAGAGTACAGGGCTGGCAGCGACGTCAGGGACGGTGTGACTCCAGTGACGCCCTTGGGGAAAAGGTCCTCTCGCACCGGTGCGCCCCGGCACCAGCAGGACGGTGAGGCCGAGCCTCCAGGGCCATGCCAACAAAACCCGGCATGTTCGGGAGAGAAAGCACGTCCAGCACGGGCTGCCCGTTGACACAGAAACACGAAACACCTTGCTAGCGTTTCTGCAGCCGGAAGGTCGGGAAGGTCGGCCCCTCCACGCAGAACCACGGGAAAGGGAGTTTTGGCGGGAGGGAGGCCAGAGCTCAGAATGTGCTAGAGAAACCCGCTCGGTGGCGACAGGGTGGGAAGAGCCAGGCGTGGCAGCCGGAGCagctggaggaagggggagggggcaccaCGGAAGAGGCCGGAGCAGCCCTCCCCCCCACGCCCACCTCGCCTCCTTCAGTTTTGGTGCGTCTGATCTCTTACGGCTCAGCTCTTCCTGACGGGAAGTTCCCACAGACAGGACGCCGTGAGCGGCCAGGTTTTCTCTCCGGGAAGATCAACGTCACACACTCTGTTTCTGTGGCCCCCTCCCCGATCACGCCGTTGGGCGGAAACCCCAAACCTTCTTCCCTCAGCAGCACGGCACAGCACGGCCCTCGGAGCACAGGGAGCAGGGACGCTGGGTCGTGAAGGGCAGCGTGCCCGGGGAAGTGACTGACTGTTCACGGCTCCCAGGAGGAAATCTCCTTCCAAGAGTCGTAACTGCACACCCCGCTCACAGCCGTGGACCGCGCCTTTCCAGGCTCCCACTACCTGGGGGAGTCCGCCACCACCTTCCGTCACTCACCAGTTTTCACTCACCAGTTTTCCCATTACGGATCCTACCTACCATTGCACAGCAGTTGTAACACAGTAACACACAGTTCCGAATGCCTCTACAACCTCACCCACCCTTTCACAACGAAGAGCAAGAGCGCGGGATTAACGGCACTCCAGGGGGCACCTACCACAGCATCTGGTACGAGCACAGAATCGATCCACGTGTGTTTAATGGCTCCTGGTTTGCTGGGcggatgaatgaatgggtgggtgaAACATTAAGTCTTGGGTAATTTGCCTTTTGCACCTAAGCCATGAGTCTGTTACTTGTCCGTGGGGCCAACCAAATCACAAGCGCCCCATCCCTCTCGCTGCTCTCTCCAGATTACAATGTTTCAGTTGAAATACTCCCTGCCTCCTGCGCGCttgtttgggtttattttatactttcaaaCCAGCTTGATCCATCCCCGCTGGAGCCACAGGCCTCCCTTCTGCGCAGCCTGAGGCGGCTTGGGTCGGACTGGGCCTGCGAATCCGATCTGGACCCGGGGAAGCGTGGAGTTCTTCCACCTTGCCAAAGGGCAGGCAGCGAAGGCCAGAtagaggaagcaggaaggaggaagcaaaggCGGGTGCCTGGGAGCGCAGAGCCCGGACACACACCCCTGACCAGCCCCCCCAGCACAGGGAGAGACGGGAGGCCCCCGCTGAGCAGCAGAGGGATTACCAGGAGGTCAGAAAAGAGACAGACTCCCCAAGACACAAGGGCTGGGGCGGACAAGGGGGTGACCTAGCCACAGACAAGTGGATACGTGTGCTGTGGGAGGCACCGTGGCATAGTGATGACCTCAGTGGGGCATGCCATGGCAGAGGAAGGTCCCGCGGTCCAGGCCGGGTGAGGGCAGACCTGACCCCTCGCGCCGAGGGGTCAGGCTGAGGGCAGGCGGGGAAGGGACTGAGTCGCTGCAGGATCCTGGATTCTCAGAGTAACCGAGACCCACGAACCTGGCAGCGAGGCCTTCGTCGTGCCACGGGCAAAGCACCAAAGTCAAAGCCAGGAGGCCCCCTGTGGGCGGGCGGCGGGGGCACCTTCTCCAGACCCGTCAGATggagggggtgaggtggggggatgggggggacaGGAACAGTATGCAGAACTGAGTTGACAAACAAACTCAGCAGTTCACAAAACAGATTATACGTTCcgtatttttctaaaacaaaaaacgAGAGAGAACCAGGACACATTCTGCCATATGCCCTGCCCACAGCGGGGAACATTGTACTGTGCACCCCAGATCTGGCGACACAGGCGTGTGGGCGTGTGTGGCTCGATCCAGATGTACAGCGTGTCTCTTACCGCGGGgtcccaattaaaaaaacaaagcgtGGCAAGCACAGGACGAGAGGACGAGAAAGGTTTCTTTGAATTCTAGGGTCCTCCTGTTTGACAGGTGTGTGTCTGCCAGCCCAGACAGGAGTTCCGGCATAAAACTGAGCACATCGCGGGCAACGTGGAGACACGCCCTCGGGTGACCCCCACCCACGCGTGACGGGAAGCAACGCCCTCGGTTCAACTCGGGGTGACCCAGGTCTCCGGGAAGTGGCTCCGCCTCACAGACGTGGCGACAGGGACACACCTGTGCGCTCAGGCCCAAGGCCGGGCCTCGCCCCCGCCGGGCTTGCGCTCGGACGCGGACGGGCACCCAAGGGGACACTATTATACAACCTGCTCGAGGCAGAAGCGTCCTGTGTCACCTCAGAGTCCTCTGTCGCCAACCCTCATTTCTAACACACCGTCAGCAACAGCAACTTCTAGTGCTCCGTGCCCCTGGTGCCCTTCTCCGGAACAGTGGCTCTTAGGGACTCGTGGGCTCTGGCTCAACACCCCCACCTGGGGCCGTCTCCCCTGCCTGGGGGAGCCAGGGTCCACGTGCAGTCAGGACTTCGGGAGGACGCCAACAAGCCACATGCATTAGACCTCAGGTGCCTCCTGGGTGGGCAGGCCATTTCCCAGCAAGGCGGAGGGTCATTGGTGAGGCTGTGCGCCCGTGGGGTGCCGACCAAGTCAGGTGGAAGCCCGGCAAACACATCTTAGAGAAACACCGTGCAGGGGTCCGTCAGCCACCCTCATGCCCGGTCCTTCCTCGGGGCCCTCCACCTGAAGGAGCGAGGTGTCCTCACGGACACATGCCAGGTGTTCCCACCACCGCCGCTCGGAGCGGGGTGCGGGGAAGTCGTGGGTGCAGAACATGGGCCGCGAGGTGATGTGACCGGCTCACTTTGAGTAAAACTCAACTGTTTTCTGTGTGACGGACgctctgctcccccccccccaccccagtctgagCCTGGCCTGGATATGGCCCTCCCTCCAGGAATACGTTCCAGTCCTTGTGCGAATGCTAATCCAAGGTCAAGAGGGTCCCCTGTAAAATTCCCACTCATCCTGGGTGTTGCAGAGGCTGTGAGGAGGGTCCACGTGGACAGCCGCCCTCAGGTCCCGCTGCACTCTGGCCCCACCAGGGCCCAACTTCACTCCACCGGGCCTCCAGCTCCGGCCCGAGCTGCCCAGCTGCCCCTACAGAGCACTGGACAACCGGACAGTCTCTGAGAGGTCACCCCCTCTCGCCCCCTGACCTCACAAGGAAAGGAGGCGTCCAGGCGGCCTGtgctttgcccaaggtcacttcAGTCTCGAGTGGCCAGCTCACACAAACTGAGTGGGAACCAAGTAGTTTTCTTCCCGCAGGTACTTAAGCACCCCACCCTGACACCCAAAGACCTGAGGCTGGGGGGCCGGTGGCTCCCAGGTGTGCCCACGCTGGCAAAACCCTCCAAGTCTGGGCTCTCCAGGAACCTCAGGGCTGGCGCGGTTATGGGGAGGGAGGCGGCGCTGGGGGAAGGCCAGGGCGCAGAAGGAAGCGAATCCACAGCGGCCCGGGGGCTCTCAACTCGCCCCTGGCCAGGAGGGCCCCcacccgccgcccgccgccgcaGGCCCGGCCACCCCGCGGGCTCACCGGGTGCGGAGCGCCTGCCAGGCGGCGTCGATGTCCGCGTAGAGGTTCTTCTCGGAGGGCCGGCCCGAGCTGACGCCGTAGCCCGAGTAGTCGTAGGAGAAGATGTTGCAGTTGATGCGCGAGCCCAGGCCGATGTAGAAGCTGCACATCTGGCCCAGGTCCACGGCGTTGCCGTGCGAGAAGAGCAGCGTGTAGCGGCTGGAGGGCGCGCAGCGCACGAACATGCAGCCCAGCCGGTTGTCGCGGGCCGTGCGCGAGAAGAAGACCTCGACGGCGTCCAGCTCGCGCTGCGAGTACTGCCAGTCGGCGCGCTCGCTCAGGTGCAGGCTGCACGCGCCCGGGCCCGCGCCCTCCTCGGCCGCCTGCGCCGCGGTGGccgcgggggccggggccggggcgggcgcGCCGGGGCCCGGGCCGCGCTGCTCGGGCGCCAGCACCGTGTAGGTGGGCTCGGGCGGCAGGAAGGCCAGCTTGGCGGCGATGCGGCTCGGGCAGGGCGGGCAGCAGAAGAGCCAGCACAGCTCGCCCAGCGAGAAGCCGTTCATCCTGGGGCCGGGCTCGGGCATCGGGACGGCCTGGGCCCGCCGCCggccgggcaggcaggcaggcagcgaGGCGGCGGGCGCGCGGGCGCGGGGAGCGcgcgggcggcgggggcggggccggcggcgggcggggcgggtCAGCGGCGGCTCCGCGGCTCGGGCGAGGGGCGGACGGCCGGGACCCGCGCGCCGCGCACAAAGCCGGCGGCCATGGCTGCTGCGCGCCCCCCGCCCGCCACCACTTCCGGGGCCCGCGCGGCGGCGCCACCCCCGGACGCGCTCGGGGCGGGCACCTTCCCCGCCCGGGAGCCGGGACCTGGGGCTCCGCGCGGGGCAGCCGGCCGAGCCCCCAGCGTCCGCTGCAAAGGGGTGTCCTCGCGATCGGAAAGCCCCCCTCGCCGCGCTCCCCGAGGTTCCCTTCCCCAAACCCGAGCCCTGTGCTGCAGGGGCCTTGGGAGTCGGCTGGGCgggaggaagagtgggaaggCCCGCGAACTCTTGGGGGGCGCTGCTGCTTTCCCAGCTCCCTCTTCCTGAAGTTTCTGCCCCAGGAGGGGTTGAGTTGGGGGGGCAGGACGCGGCTGCACTGCCCCGCACAAGGGTCTGTTTCTGCAGACGCGGCGACCGCACACCTCCCTCGCCCGCCCCCGGGGCGGTGAGAATCAGCCAGGGCCCGGGCGCCTCTCGCGGCCCAGCCAGGCTGTGGCCGTTCCCAGGCCCACGTGCACTAGCCGGCGCCTCTCCCAGAGTAACTACGGGTCCGTTGCCTGGCTAGCTTCTCCCAGACCTGTTTCGAGTCCGGGATTTTGAAGTGGTCTTCATCATGAGAGACGttattaaaatggtttaaattcaCTGTGATTTTGGCACTTTTCTTTTCTGTagtcttccccctgccccctgcccaccggCCCAATCTAACTCGGCACTTTGACCTGAGTGTGCGCTGGTGCCAACTTCTCGGGGCCTTCCGGACTTCCTTGTTCCTCCGGGCCTGGCAGCCTAGTTCCCTTTCAGGAACGCACAGGAGGTGCCCTGCCCCGACTGCCAGCAGGGCCGGCTGGGGACGAGGCGGCTGGCAGAACCACCTCTCTGGGCCCggtgctgtcccctcccccacagacgtGCTGAGAAGCATGGCCTTTCGCTGCGGGCTTCCGCGAGAGTGTTTCTGAGCGCCGATCATCTCTGTGAATCTGCCCACCCTGATCTCAAGAACCTCAAGGACCTGCTTTTCAAAGACCGTTTCTTCACCCACATAACCTTTAGATTGTTTTCAGAACGACCCCAGAAACGTGGTGAAAGGAAAACCTGGTTCGCAAGCCCCTGTTCCGACTGAATAGTCCTCAAGTGTCTTTTAAAGTTATTCCTACTTGATGACGTTTCACCGAAAACCAAATATTTCGCCTCTGAAGGttgggtttcctttttttttttaagaaaaggggCTAAAACTTGCTACAAGTGTGTCTGCACACAGCTCACTTCCTGCAGTCCGCACATACTCGTGGTGTGTTTCACGCCCACAGCTCCCTCTGTAGCGAGAGCCACGAAGGTGATGCGTGAAATGGTCCCTACCCTCCATCACCTTCCAATCTCCTCGGGGAAAAGTCAGAACCCTTCTCCCGGGGCCTTAACAGAAGAAAAGGTCAGCTCCCCACAAAGAATCCTGGTCCGTGGTGCTATTTCTGGGGGAGCTACGGTGGCAGCCACGCGTGTTCCATCCCGGTCTGGTCCAGAGTAAGGACAGGATTTCGGGAACCGAGATGGAAGAGTCTGTGACGCGCCCCTTAGCCTTCCCCCCAAACGCCCCTCGTCTCACCTGTCCTGACCAGAGTCAAATAGCATGCAGTTCGtggacagagtctcagggaggCGTCCTCTGTGCCCCTGATGGAGGACACAGGTGTGACATTCCGGATGGCCTACGGCAGCATGAACACCGTTAGGAAACGTTTAAAAGCCAGGTATGCGTTTATTTATACCCTGTCCCATCCCGCGAAGGGTTTGTGAAGGGTCACAGTTTAAgaccaataaataaatatgtcaaTGATCCATTTCTGTCCTCCGAGGAGGCCACGTGGACGTGGGTGGGAAGGGTGGTTATTCCCGGGAAGGAGCATTGGCTCAGGCTGGCGTGGAGATCGAGACCCTGGCGCCGTGCGCCCATTTCTCCGCTCCGGGGACGCAGGTAGTCATGGCAACGCTCGTGACGCGCTGACGCGCTGTCCCCAGGCTCCGCCTCCCCAGGGCTCCGCGGATCTCACCTCTAACACGTCCACAAGTGACGCGCCAGCGCGCCTTGGCGTGTTGGCGGGAAAGGGTCGCCCACGCAGCACGGAGAGAATAGATCTGCCCTGTAAAACACGGGGAGGTCAGGGATCACAAGCTGTCCACTTGGCCCTTAAGGAATCCTGCGCGGCTCCTCCTCCCGTTCTAGTAGAGAAAGGTCGAACTTGGACTTGGGGATCAGCAAACCTATTTTCTAGGTACTCGCCATGCGTCTGTCACTGAGCCGAGGTGGGGGGTGCAGAGGCTGAgacacagcacccctccccccgccctcgcCACCCTCCACAAGCTCACCGGCGGTCTGCACCTCAGAATAACTCTGCCCCGCCAAGCCGGCCGGAGCTGGTGACTAAACCCGTTCCAAGTAGCTACACGCATCGGTCTCCACCGCCTAATGCAGGCCCCTGACACCTTGAACTTTGTCTTCCGTACTGGTCGGCCTGATGCTGAGTTGCTCACGACCACCCCCCTTTACAAAGGTCGCACCGGGTCAGCCACAGAGGAGAAGGCTCCATCGTTCGCTGACCGCCAGAGGTGGACATTCACGCTTGCAAACTGAATCTGGCTGTGCAGGCGGAAGGTAGAACCAACCTAGGAGGCACTGCCCTGTTTCAATGTCcatttctctttgtttgtttgtttgtttttaacgtAGGACCAGCTTCTCTGTGAAGAGGGCAAGGGTCACGTCTGTTTTCCGTCTCccctgtacccccccccccccccgcccgtgcCTGGCAGAGAGAAGTGGCTCGGCTGATGTACATTAAGTGGATAAATTAGAGGGTGATTAAGGAGTGACTCTGTGCCTGCAACAGGCCACCAGGCCTGTTCCTGCTGGTTTGGGCCTcggggaagagggagggcagcCCCACGCAAGTGCCAGCAGCGCCCTGCGTGAGCTGTCCCTCCGTGTCCTGCGGCTAAGGCGTGGCACCCTCCCGTCCTTCTCACTGACGCAGCTGCGGCTTCGTTCCGGGTGTCAAAGCTCCCAGTCACGGTGCCCGCCGTGAGGACGGCCACGTGCCACGGTTCCGGCCAGTGACCCCTAAGGAGAGAACGTTAGGGAGCTTCTGGAAAGATGCACAGGGCCGGACTCGTCTGTAACGTTCCCCCTTGTTCCTAGTTGGGAGGCAGGCTTTGCTCCTGAGCCGCAGCAGCCACCTTGCAACCACGAGGGTGACATTCGGAGCTGAAGACGGTGAAGAAAGAGGAGTCCGGATCTCTCCTGGTGTTGCCCGAGAGCAGCCCCGCTCCGCCCGTGTCTGGGCCTCTCGTTGGTTGTGTGAGAAAAAGGGGCCTCTGCAGCCTCTGAGGCGGTGGTTGCCAGCCTGACTCAGCACTCACAGGCAAGAGGTCTTACGTCATCATTCCCAGTTGTTTCCCAACGAGGACAAAGGATGTGTTGTTGAGCGGCTGTGAAACAGGTATTACACCTAtgccctgcttcctctcccagagaaaaacattaaatgagGAC
This window encodes:
- the ABHD17C gene encoding alpha/beta hydrolase domain-containing protein 17C, which translates into the protein MPEPGPRMNGFSLGELCWLFCCPPCPSRIAAKLAFLPPEPTYTVLAPEQRGPGPGAPAPAPAPAATAAQAAEEGAGPGACSLHLSERADWQYSQRELDAVEVFFSRTARDNRLGCMFVRCAPSSRYTLLFSHGNAVDLGQMCSFYIGLGSRINCNIFSYDYSGYGVSSGRPSEKNLYADIDAAWQALRTRYGVSPENIILYGQSIGTVPTVDLASRYECAAVILHSPLMSGLRVAFPDTRKTYCFDAFPSIDKISKVTSPVLVIHGTEDEVIDFSHGLAMYERCPRAVEPLWVEGAGHNDIELYAQYLERLKQFISHELPNS